From a region of the Euwallacea similis isolate ESF13 chromosome 19, ESF131.1, whole genome shotgun sequence genome:
- the Tango9 gene encoding solute carrier family 35 member F6 has translation MEWTPYLIFLAVLMVFTGSINTISTKWADIIESPGCDGKPKKFDHPFFQASTMFLGELMCLIFFKVMYRIYSSRADGTEDVSPLTSGNRNFNPFILYIPALCDMTATSIMYIGLNLTFPSSFQMFRGSVIVFVGLLSVAFLNRTLGKREWIGISFVILGLAIVGIADFISTDSDEQHNRNDIITGDMLIVIAQVIQAIQMVVEERFVQGENIPSLQAVGWEGLFGFITLALLQIPFYFIRGVPPLTPAAGTRLEDPIDAFVQIGHSVPLLFAVLGTIISIAFFNFAGISVTKEMSATTRMVLDSVRTIVVWIFSLAFFDQNFHWLQLFGFIQLIIGMCLYNGITFASTFLRIKAAIYRRTGRDNMEDSIINSNAEDTEP, from the exons ATGGGCAGACATTATTGAGTCACCAGGGTGCGATGgtaaacctaaaaaatttgaCCATCCCTTCTTTCAAGCTAGTACAATGTTCCTTGGAGAATTGATGTgcctgatttttttcaaagtcaTGTACAGAATTTACAGTAGCAGGGCG GATGGCACTGAAGATGTTTCCCCACTTACCAGTGGCAACCGAAATTTTAATCCCTTTATATTGTACATACCAGCACTTTGTGATATGACTGCAACCTCAATAATGTACATTGGACTAAACCTAACATTTCCCTCCAGCTTTCAAATGTTTAGAG GCTCAGTCATAGTATTTGTGGGTCTTCTGAGTGTAGCTTTTCTGAACAGAACCTTGGGTAAGAGAGAGTGGATCGGCATAAGTTTTGTCATATTAG GTCTGGCCATTGTGGGAATAGCTGACTTTATCTCTACTGACAGTGATGAACAGCACAATAGAAACGATATAATAACGGGCGACATGTTGATTGTTATTGCACAAGTCATCCAGGCCATTCAAATGGTGGTAGAGGAAAGATTTGTGCAGGGTGAAAACATCCCTTCTTTACAGGCAGTGGGATGGGAAG GCCTCTTTGGGTTCATAACTTTGGCGCTGCTGCAAATTCCTTTTTACTTTATCAGGGGAGTGCCACCATTGACTCCAGCAGCTGGGACCAGACTAGAAGATCCAATAGATGCTTTTGTGCAGATCGGCCATAGCGTGCCGCTTCTTTTTGCAGTTTTAG GTACCATAATTTCCATTGCCTTTTTCAACTTTGCTGGTATTAGTGTGACAAAAGAAATGTCAGCAACAACTAGAATGGTACTGGACAGTGTCAGAACGATTGTCGTTTGGATTTTCAGTTTGGCCTTTTTTGATCAAAACTTCCATTGGTTACAA CTTTTTGGATTTATCCAACTTATTATTGGCATGTGCCTCTATAATGGGATAACCTTTGCCTCCACTTTTTTGAGGATAAAGGCAGCTATTTATAGGAGGACTGGTAGGGATAATATGGAGGACAGTATTATCAATTCGAACGCCGAGGATACGGAACCATGA